One window of the Equus asinus isolate D_3611 breed Donkey chromosome 28, EquAss-T2T_v2, whole genome shotgun sequence genome contains the following:
- the PDP2 gene encoding pyruvate dehydrogenase [acetyl-transferring]-phosphatase 2, mitochondrial, translating to MSSSVSYWILNSARNSIATLQGGGRLYSRCASNWNKSKWRLFSPALATLKNDAPCGSFALQKAYRHTSTEEDDFHLQLSPEQVNEVLRAGESAHKILDLVNGVPNSVLRFESNQLAANSPVEDRRGVASCLQTNGLMFGIFDGHGGHACAQAVSERLFYYVAVSLMSQQTLEQMEGAMESMKPLLPILQWLKHPGDSIYKDVTSMHLDHLRVYWQELLDVHMEMGLNIEEALMYSFQRLDSDISLEIQAPLEDEMTRNLSLQVAFSGATACMAHVDGVHLHVANAGDCRAILGVQEDSGMWSCLPLTRDHNAWNQAELSRLKKEHPASEDKTVIMDDRLLGVLMPCRAFGDVQLKWSKELQRSVLERGFDTEALNIYQFTSPHYYTPPYLTAKPEVTYHRLRPQDKFLVLASDGLWDMLGNEDVVRLVVEHLAEAGRHKPDPAQRPANLGLMQSLLLQRKAQGLQAADQNAATHLIRHAIGSNEYGEMEPERLTAMLTLPEDLARMYRDDITVTVVYFNSDSIDACYKGD from the coding sequence ATGTCAAGTTCTGTGTCCTACTGGATCTTAAATTCTGCAAGGAATAGCATTGCCACATTACAAGGAGGTGGACGTTTATATTCAAGGTGTGCCTCAAATTGGAATAAATCAAAATGGAGGCTCTTTTCCCCGGCACTGGCCACTCTAAAAAATGATGCACCATGTGGTAGCTTTGCTCTGCAGAAAGCCTACAGACACACATCAACGGAGGAAGACGATTTCCACTTACAGCTCAGCCCTGAGCAGGTAAATGAAGTGCTTCGAGCTGGTGAGTCTGCCCACAAGATTCTTGACCTGGTCAACGGAGTACCAAATTCCGTGTTGCGGTTTGAGAGCAACCAGCTGGCTGCCAACTCCCCAGTGGAGGACCGACGAGGTGTGGCCTCCTGCCTGCAGACCAATGGGCTCATGTTTGGCATCTTTGATGGACATGGTGGCCATGCATGTGCTCAAGCAGTGAGTGAGCGGCTCTTCTACTATGTGGCAGTGTCACTGATGTCCCAGCAGACCCTGGAGCAGATGGAGGGAGCAATGGAAAGCATGAAGCCCCTGCTGCCCATCCTGCAGTGGCTCAAGCATCCAGGGGACAGTATCTATAAGGATGTCACATCCATGCACCTTGATCACCTCCGTGTCTACTGGCAGGAGCTGCTTGACGTGCACATGGAAATGGGACTGAACATTGAGGAAGCATTAATGTACTCCTTCCAGAGACTGGATTCTGACATCTCGCTGGAAATCCAGGCCCCCCTGGAAGATGAGATGACAAGGAACCTTTCACTCCAGGTCGCTTTCTCCGGGGCAACAGCTTGCATGGCCCATGTCGACGGAGTTCACTTGCATGTGGCAAACGCAGGTGACTGTCGGGCCATCCTTGGTGTCCAGGAGGACAGTGGCATGTGGTCTTGTCTTCCCCTCACCCGCGATCACAATGCCTGGAACCAGGCTGAGTTGTCACGGCTAAAGAAGGAGCATCCTGCGTCAGAGGACAAGACAGTCATCATGGATGACAGGCTGCTGGGCGTCCTCATGCCCTGCAGGGCCTTTGGGGATGTCCAGCTAAAGTGGAGCAAGGAGCTGCAACGCAGTGTCCTAGAGAGGGGCTTTGACACTGAGGCCCTCAACATTTATCAGTTCACCTCCCCGCACTACTATACTCCACCCTACCTGACTGCCAAGCCTGAGGTCACATACCACAGACTGAGGCCCCAGGATAAGTTCCTCGTGCTGGCCTCAGACGGCCTGTGGGACATGCTGGGCAATGAGGATGTAGTGAGGCTGGTGGTGGAGCACCTGGCTGAAGCTGGTCGGCACAAGCCGGACCCGGCGCAGAGACCTGCCAACCTGGGCCTCATGCAGAGCCTGCTGCTGCAGAGGAAAGCCCAGGGGCTCCAGGCTGCCGACCAGAATGCAGCCACACATCTGATCAGACATGCCATTGGGAGCAACGAGTATGGGGAGATGGAGCCGGAGCGGCTGACGGCCATGCTGACGTTGCCGGAGGACTTGGCGAGGATGTACAGGGATGACATCACTGTCACTGTGGTGTATTTTAACTCAGACTCAATTGATGCATGTTACAAGGGAGATTAA